The genomic stretch ATAAGTTAAAAACATTCACTACCGGAAATCCTAAAAATTAAGctatttatgaagaaaaaaaatctctaaaaataccattttatagTGACTGAATTATCAGTTTCTCTAACAGCCTCCATGATTGCTCACTCGAAGGTAAtgaattatcaaaagaaaaaaaaaagatggattTTTAAAGGTAAACGTTTGTATTTGAAAACAGAAAGTTTATTCACAGAAGTGAAAATGACAAAAACAATGGTTGTTTTCGCACTCTTATTATATACAAAGCTAAACTTCTTAAGCTACTACCAACATGGCTTAATTTAATCTAAGATATTGGATACCAACCATGCCAATCTTTCTCTCTTTAGTCAACTCAGCTTGACTTCTGTCCATTTTTGCAATCTTCTCTTGCTAATGACTCCTTAATATGATCACATAAGATTATGTGTAATCCGACATTTAACCAAACTCCTCTTGTCGTTTCTGCTCCTTTATCTATTTGCTCCAGTATTTTTTAACTATTAACTCTCCAGCTCACTGCCTTTTCATATAGCactgtataaatatatatgacaatttttttttagaggAGTTTTACTTTAAGACTTATTGGTAGGACTTTTAGTGTTTCTAGactcgtgaatagtttttggcgtaattttttttaagatcgtgtatattgtagctatttagatcatctgcaaattttcagaaaattctgaatggtttacagtaccgaaaactaggttcaaacatgtttttcacgcgcataaaaaaaattacaattctCCTATAGAGAGGCTTCACTTTAAATCCTACTGGTGGAGATCTCAGTATTCTcgactcgtgaatagttttcggcgtgattttttttaagaCCGTGTAtactgtagctatttagagcatcttgcaaattttcagaaaattctgaatagtttaccgtatcaaaaactaggttcaaacatgttgttttccacgcgtataaaaaaaattagtcacgcgtgcaacaacatgtttgaacctcgttttcggtactgtaaactatttggaattttctgaaaatttgcagatgctctaaatagctacaatatacacggtcttAAAACAAAATCGTGTCGAAAACTAtttacgggtcgagaacactgaagagCCACACAAGTTGGGCTTAGAGTGAAGACCCTATATTgtcctctatatatatatagcaatCATTGTTGTCTTGCTCTTATAACTTTGCTAATAACAAGTAAAGAGAATGAGTTCACATAAGCCTGCCATGACTGGTTTCTCTCTTGTTCTGACAGTGATGATATTGTCGTTTCGAAGTGTTCATTCCCAGCTTCGAGTTGGGTTTTATAGAAACACTTGTAGTTTGGCTGAGTTTATAGTTAAAGATGAGGTTATGAAAGCCTTCTTTGCTGATCGAGGAGTGGCTGCTGGTCTTTTGAGAATGCACTTTCATGATTGCTTTGTTAGAGTAAGTAATGATGTCGTTTTACTCGTAACCAACTTCTCTTCTGCTGTCGTTTGACTACACTAACCATGATCTAATACAATTACAGGGTTGTGATGCTTCGGTGTTGATTGATTCCACAGCAACAAACACAGCAGAGAAGGACTCCCCTGCAAATAATCCAAGTTTGAGAGGATTTGAAGTCATAAACAAAGCAAAGGCAAGACTAGAAGCTTTGTGTAAAGGTGTCGTTTCATGTGCTGATATAGTAGCTTTTGCAGCAAGGGATAGCATACAGTTTGTAAGAGAAACACACCTCTACTACTTGTTTGGTTTGGATTTAAATGTCATCAGTTGAAAGTAATTTAATTGCAATATGGCCCCTGATTGATCTTTATTTGCAGAGTGGAGGGTTTGGATATGGGGTTCCTGCAGGAAGAAGAGATGGCAAGGTTTCATTAGCTTCTGAGGCAAACACAAACCTACCTCCCCCATCATCCAATCTGGACCAACTCACTCAAATGTTTGCCACAAAAGGTTTCACACAACAAGAAATGGTCATACTCTCTGGTAAGACTAAGAACTTCTATTACGTTTAAATTGCATTGGCAGTCCTTGGACTGTTCTTCTTTTTGCACTTTAATCCTCTATCCAAATTTAATGTACAGGAGCTCACACAATTGGCCGCTCCCACTGCACGATTTTCAGTTCTAGATTGTACAACTTCAATGGAATAAACGGTCAGGACCCGAGTTTAGACTCGGCGTATGCAGCTCAGTTGAAGCAGCAGTGTCCACAAGGCAGTACAAATCCAAACTTGGTTGTTCCGATGAACCCTAATAGCCCTACCGTTGCTGATCCCGGCTACTATTTTGACGTTCTAGCACGGCGTGGCTTGTTCACATCCGACCAAGCTCTCCTGTCAAACGCAGCAACAGCTAACCTGGTGAATCAATTCGCTAGAGTTCCCTTTCTCTGGACGAGAATGTTTGCTGATGCAATGGTTAAGATGGGGCAAATTGAGGTCCTCACAGGCAGTGCTGGCGAAATTCGAGCAAATTGCAATGTCATTAACAACTAAAAAGAGGAGAGGGGTCGGGTGTTTGTTTTATAGGTAGTGATATAATTTTGGATTGGCAAAACCTCAAAAAGGGGCAAGCATAATTGTTTCAATAATGGACTCTGAGAATACTAGAGTTAAAATATGTGAGATTTTACTGAAATCCAATGGCTCCTGCCTCATCTTCCATCTTTGCTTTGCATGGCTTGGAAGCTTGGAAAACCATTTCAAATGAAGATGTTTTTGTATGCTTTGTAATCTCTTTTTTTGAAATGGTGAAAATTACGAGACCTTGATAACTCAAAAGCGAGAACAAAAAGCAAGGAAATGGAACTACAGATCTCTGACTGAAAGTCCACAAACGCAAAAGCAAGATGGGAAACCAATTTAAGTACAATACTAAATGATGAACTCGTACTGAGAATTATAAACTGCACTAAAAATGTAAGAATGATGACTTAGGTGGTGAGCTCCATTATAGCACTGACAATGTCCCCATCGTGAGCCTTCAGAGCCTTAACAGCCTTGGTCTTTGAAACTCCTGCTTGTGTCATCACCAAATCAATGTCCCTGGCCTCAACACCAGTTTCGTCAACCTCTTCCTCTTCTTCGTCGGCTGGGACACCAGCAGGTGCAGTGGAAGTGTCAGCTTTGGCTGTCACGGCGCTCACGTCTGGCATCCTGAACTGTTGGGCAGCTTGGGTCTGCAACTGTGAGCTTAAATCCTCTATCTTTGCCTCCCCAAATATGATGTAAGTCTCGGAATGAGGGCTCTTGAAAACATCAGGTTTTGAGATGAAAAATAGGATCTGAAACACCATAACACGAGTTTGTTTGGTGAAATTGAGTCCTTAGTATGTGTTCAGTTTACCAATAACACGAAAATAATTTCTTACTAACATTTTTGGTTCTTTTAATGGTGACCCTGCTAACACCTGTAACTGGCTTCATACCGAGCTTCAACATTGCCTTGCGACTTTTCTTCTCACTTCTGCTCTGCTTGGGAGTCCCATCTGGGCCTGTAAATCATCATCCAACATTTACCACTAAAGAAaatcaaaacaaaggaaacatTACAATAAACTACAATATGCTCCAATAATAGCCAAAAATCCCTGAACAAATCAAGAACAAGACTCCTGAAATTTGCTCACAAGCCAGCTGACCAGGCTTCGTTTTTCATACTCGGTAAAagtactataaatatatatatatatatatcagaatagatatacacacacacacataaacGTCACTTCTAATTTCTTTCTTTGCCATTTTACTTTGAGATAAGGTGGTCGGAAATCGGGCATAAAATGACATTTCTCTCTACATACATACCCAATTGAAGATCAATGGAAACGGCTAAATCAAATAGTGTAAACAGTACAAAAAAAGCCAATTGCGTGAATCAATTAACAGGGAaaatcatcatcaaacctcaaaaGATAGCTATAAGCCTATAATTTAGCAAATAATAAACAACGAATGCTAGACTCCACCACATAGTCAATCCTGATTAAAGCCATGCAACACTAATGACCACAATCAACCAACCAATCATGGAGATAAGATTCCACCAAAAGGACCACGACCCAcgttaaaaactcattaaaatagCAAAATTCAAACCAGAAATAAACCCACGAATCAAATGGTGTAAACAGTATTTTACTGAAGACACAAAAGGCCAATTCCATGAACCAATTAACAGGGAaaatcatcatcaaacctcaaaaGCAAGCTATAAGCCTATAATTTAGCAAATGATAAACAACAAATGCTAGACACCACCACATAGTCAATCCTGATTAAAGCCATGCAACACTAATGACCACAATCAACCAACCAATCATGGAGATAAGAATCCACCAAAAGGACCACGACCCAcgttaaaaactcattaaaatagCAAAATTCAAACCAGAAATAAACCCTAATCCAAACACCaaatagtgaaaaaaaaatcCACAGAAATAGTAATAATTAAAAAAGGGAAATGAGAAAACTACCTGGAAGACCCACATCCTCGTCGTCCTCCTCGTCATCGTCGTCATCATCTTCGTCATCCTCGTCCTTATCGTCCTTAACGTCCTCAACTATAACTTCATCCTCGCTCTGTcaaaaatattagaaaattttCAGTCTTAAATTGATGAAAAATCTGTAAACCAGTCCAAAAAACGTAAACACGTATATGAAAATGGTGTTGCCttttatgtaatttaaaaatatataagacCTGAGTAGAGCTCTTGAGGGGTTTCTCGGTGGAGAGGATCTCCTCGGTCAGGGTCTCGGCGGCGGCGGTGGGCTCGACGACTGGTGCCGGTGACATTTCGGCGAAGAGTGGATAGTGAGAAAGAAAGGATTGGGtttaggagagagagagagactggtTCGAGTGAGGAGATTGCTATTCGGATTGGCTAAACTTCCCCACATTATACGCCAAGGTTTTATGAGCACACAGCAGAAGGGTTTACTAACTATTTGGGCTTCGACTTGGGCCTAAGCCCAAATATATTTCTGAAAAGCCCAGAGAGATGTAATTGGGCTTCAAGCAGCCCATTGGATTTGAACCAGGAATAATTACATA from Humulus lupulus chromosome 5, drHumLupu1.1, whole genome shotgun sequence encodes the following:
- the LOC133834371 gene encoding peroxidase 5-like, whose product is MSSHKPAMTGFSLVLTVMILSFRSVHSQLRVGFYRNTCSLAEFIVKDEVMKAFFADRGVAAGLLRMHFHDCFVRGCDASVLIDSTATNTAEKDSPANNPSLRGFEVINKAKARLEALCKGVVSCADIVAFAARDSIQFSGGFGYGVPAGRRDGKVSLASEANTNLPPPSSNLDQLTQMFATKGFTQQEMVILSGAHTIGRSHCTIFSSRLYNFNGINGQDPSLDSAYAAQLKQQCPQGSTNPNLVVPMNPNSPTVADPGYYFDVLARRGLFTSDQALLSNAATANLVNQFARVPFLWTRMFADAMVKMGQIEVLTGSAGEIRANCNVINN
- the LOC133834372 gene encoding nascent polypeptide-associated complex subunit alpha-like protein 2; this translates as MSPAPVVEPTAAAETLTEEILSTEKPLKSSTQSEDEVIVEDVKDDKDEDDEDDDDDDEEDDEDVGLPGPDGTPKQSRSEKKSRKAMLKLGMKPVTGVSRVTIKRTKNILFFISKPDVFKSPHSETYIIFGEAKIEDLSSQLQTQAAQQFRMPDVSAVTAKADTSTAPAGVPADEEEEEVDETGVEARDIDLVMTQAGVSKTKAVKALKAHDGDIVSAIMELTT